Sequence from the Hamadaea flava genome:
CGATCGCTTGATCATGGAAGGCGCCCACGTCGGCGAGGCCCGGCGGGTCGGCGTCGTCATGGAGGTTCGCCACGAAGACGGTACGCCGCCGTACCTCGTGCGGTGGGAGGACGACCACGAGGGGCTGGTGTTCCCAGGCCCCGACTCACACATCGAGGAACCCGGGAACAGTAGACAGCGCTAGTCCCAGGGCCTAGTCCTGGCGCAGGGCGGCGGCGAGCTGCCCCAACCCGAGCGAGCCGAGATCGAGCGCTCGCCGGTGGAACTCACGCGACGGCAGACCTGACGCGGCGCGCGCGTCCAGCCAGACGCGCTCGCCCGCCTTGTAGGCCAACGCCTGTGCCGGTCGGCCGAGGTAGCGCGCGAGTTCCGCGGACGCGTACCCGCCTTGCTGGCAACGGTTCGCCAGCATGTCGTAGGCGGCGTCGGCGGTCCACCGGCGGCCCTCGCGATCGGGCAGCTCCAGGTGCAGTCCGATGTCGATCACCACGCGGGCGGCCCGAAGCAGCTGCGCGAACAGGTGACCCAGCCGCGCGCCGGGCTGCGTGTAGAAGCCAAGCTCGTCCATCAGGCGCTCGGCGTACAGCGCCCAGCCCTCCTGTCCGGCCGACAGCCCGCCGAGCAGATTCAGCCGCTGCCCCAACGGGTTGCGCCAGGACTCGTACCCGATCTGCAGATGATGTCCGGGCACGCCCTCGTGGTAGACGGTCGTGTAGGCGTACCAGGTCGCGAACTCGGTGTCGCCCTCCGGCAGCTGCCACCACACGCGGCCCGGCCGCGTCAGGTCGGCGGACGGCCCGATGTACATCGTCCCGGCCGACGTCGTGACCCTGGACTCGATGCGCCGCAACGGCTCGGGGATGTCGAAATGCGTACCGTCCAACTCGGACACCGTGCGTTCGAGCACGCCCTGCAGCCAGTCCGCGAACTCCGCGGGGCTGCCGATCATGCCCGGCGACCCCGGCCCGTCGAGGTGGTCGAGCACCTCGCCCAGCCCGGCCCCCGGCAGGATCACGGCGGCCTCCGCACGCAGCTGCGCCTCGATCGCCTCCACCTCGTCCCAGCCCCACGCGTACAGCTCGGCCAGGTCGGGTCGCACGCCCAGGAACTTGCGCAGCCAGATCGCATACCGGTCCGGGCCGAAGCCCTCGCTCGGGTTCGCCTTCGGCTTCAGGTCCGTGCTCAACCAGCTCGCCAGCCGCTGGTACGCCGTCACCGCGTCCGTGGCCGCCACGTTGAGCGCGGCCTGCTGCGGTCCTCCGGCGTACGCCGCGGCGAGCTGCTCGGTGTCGGCGATCCAGCCGTCGCAGCGCACCACGACGAGGTCGATCTGCCGGGCGGCGGCGACCTGGCCCCGGTCCGCCGCGAGGGCGAGGCTCTCGGCGTACCCGGCCAGGGCCCGGGGCACGTCGGCGAGCCGTTCGGCGACCAGCGCCCAGCCCGCTTCCCGATCGGCCGCGTCGGCGTCGCCCGCCGGGACCGCCGCGTCGATCGCCTGCCGGATCATCTGGAGCGGCCCGGTCGCGGCGGCGTGCAGTTCGCGCAGATCCTCGCCGCTGTCGTGGAACTCGATCAGCGACTCCAGCCGCTCACCGAGATGGTCGAGCAACCGGCGGTCGCGCTCGGACTCGGCCGCCAGCGCGCCGATCTTCCGCAACCCCGCCGCCGCGAAGTCGGCCCGCGCCTGGTGGCCGGCCGGGCTGTAGTCGGTCAGCCGCTCGGGCTCCTTCGCCCCGGCCTCCACGACGGCGCTGGTCGGATCGAGGACCGCGTACGCGGCCAGCAGCTCGTCGGCGAACCGATCCGCCTGATCCGCGGCCGCCATCAGAAGTACGTCCGCAGCAGCTCGGAGACGGTGTAGTCGTCCTCGACGACCGGGATCACCGACCATTTGTCGAACGCGGTGCACGGGTGCGAGATGCCCAGGCAGACCAGGTCGCCGACGGCGACCGCCCCCTCGTCGCGTACCAGGAGGTGCCCATGGTGATCGTTGAGCCGCAGGACTTCGAGCCCGTCCGCGGGCTCGACCCGCCCGTCGGCTATGCCACTGCCGACCGGCTCTCCGTCCTCACGCCCGGCTCGAGCGTTCGAGCCGGCCCTGCGGACCCGCAGCGGGACCGGCAGGCCCTCGTCGTAGGGGGCCTCGCGCTTGCCCATGCCGAGGAGCGCGAGCCCGGGTTCGGGCGTGGCGAGCACCTGCGCCCAGATCTCCAGGGCGGCGTCGAGCGCCCCTTCCCCCGGTACGCGCAGGAACGGCGTCTTGTGCCGGTAGGTCCCGTCGTCGTGGGAGATGTACGCGCCGCTGCGCAGCACGAGCCGGATCTGCCGCCCGTCGAGCCACTGCCCGCCGAGGGTAGCCGTGACCAGGTCGAAGTACGCGCTGCCGCCGGCCGTCACGATCGGGTCGGCGGGAAGCAGATGGGCGATCGCCTTGGTCGCCGAGACGAGGCTGTCCAGAAAGGACTGTGCTGCTTCCGGCGTCGCCAGCAGTCCTTCGAACGAGGAGATCCCGACGAGGTCGAGGGTCGGCGCGTCGTGCACGGCCTGAGCGACGGCGACCGCCTCGGCATCGGTCCGGCACCCGGTACGCCCGCCCGCGTAACCCCATTCGAGCAGCACCCGGAAGTGGCCACCCGCGGCGGTCAGCCGTTCGACGGTCGCGACCGAGTCGGCGTAGACGAGGATCTCCGTATCCTGCTGCGATCCCAGCCACCGCAGCGCCGTCGGGTCGACGACCACGTTGGCGAGCAGCACCCGCGGTACGCCGAGCGCCGCGCACGCGAGCGCCTGATTGGGCGTGGCGACGGTGATCGCCCACGCGCCCGCGTCCAGCTGCGCCTGGAACAGCGACGGCGCCATGGTCGTCTTGCCGTGCGGAGCGAACAGCGCGCCGTGCCGCTCGCAGTAGTCCGCGAGGGTCCGCACGTTGTGGTCGATCGCCGTACGCCGCGCGACCATCACCGGCCAGGTGAACGCCCCGCCGAAAAGGTTGTGCCGGGCGGCGGCGAACTCGGTGAGCGTCACCGGCGGACCGGGCTGCCATACGCCCTTCGCCCGCCAGTCCAGATACTCCTCGGGGATCTTCATCCCCGCATTCTGTCGCCTTCCACCTTGATCGAAATCGCCGACCCGCCGTTCGCCGTAGGCGTACGCCGGACCGTCGACGGCGACCGAGCAACGGTGTAATCATGTAAGCATGATTCGAGTAGTAAGTCGCGCCGAACAACCACCGCCGGCCGACGACGCCCCGGCCTGGATCACCGGCCTGCTGCCGGACGACTGGTTCACCGGACCGGCGGAGATCGTCATCGACCGCGACGAGATCCTCATCGTCGGCACCCTCGCCGAGCCCGCCCACGCGGCGGACGCGTCCGAGGCCGACCGGGCCGCCGCCGAGCGGGGCCGCATCGCCGCGTACCGGGAGGAGACCCGCGAGCGGCGGATCCGGTTCGCCCGGCAGATCGAGCACAAGTACCAGCGCAAGGCCGCCTGGGGCGTGGTCTGCGGCGGCACCCGCGAACTGTTCACCACCCTGTCGGCTCCGGTGATGACCCGGCTGCGCCAGCCCGACCGGCAGGTCCTCGACACGCTCGTGGACGCCGGGGTGGCCCGCTCCCGGTCTGAGGCGCTGGCCTGGTGCGTACGCCTCGTCGGCCAGCATGCCGACCAATGGCTCGCCGAACTGCGCGACGCCATGACGGCGGTGGACGACCTCCGTAAGCGGGGACCGGCCCTCTAGGCTGACTCCGTGAAGATCGCGACCGGGACGCTGCACCACGTCGAACTCTGGGTGCCCGACCTCGAGCGGGCGGTCGCCGGCTGGGGCTGGCTGCTGACCGAGCTGGGTTACGAGCAGTTCCAGGACTGGCCGGGCGGGCGCAGCTGGCGGCTCGGCCCGACGTACCTCGTGGTGGAGCAGAGCCCGGCGCTGGCCGCCGGTGAGCACGATCGGCTCCGGCCCGGCCTGAACCACCTGGCCTTCACCGTGGTCGGACGCGACCGTGTCGATCAGCTCGTCGCGGCCGCGCCCGAGCACGGCTGGTCGCTGATGTTCGCCGACCGCCACCCGTACGCCGGCGGCCCCGAGCACTACGCGGCGTATCTGGAGAATGTGGACGGTTACGAGGTCGAACTAGTCGCTGACTAACTCCAGATACGGCAGGTGAGCGCCGCCGAACGGGCCACGCCGTTCGGCGACCGCGCGCATCAGCCACTCGGCAGCGGCGGACGCGTTGGCGATCACGTCCGCCGGGTAGGCGTACTTCACCTGGTGCTCGGCGAACTCGTCCGCGTCGTCGAGCAGCACCCGCCCGTCCCTCATGCGGAGCACGTCGAGGTCGAGGTCGACCATGGTCACCTCGCGGGCGTGCGGCCACACCGCCGGGGTGGCGATGTCGCAATAGATCTCGTTGCGCGCTCCCTGTGCGTAGAACGCCGCCGTCCACCAGGCGTTGTGCGGGATCAGGAGCACGTGCGCCCACTCCGCCTCGGTCACCAGGTCGTCATGTCCCTTGCGCACCACGGTCCCCTTGGTCGCGCCGAGCCAGATGCCGTGCTCGTCCTCGCCGAGACGGCGCGCCATCTGATGCCAGTGCAGGGAACCGTCGTACTTCGTGTATGCCAGCCAGACCTCCGCCATGACGTGAAGCTAGCTGTCCTCCGCCCGCCTTGTCGTGCCCTTATCGCGCGTGTCTCACCGATCCGGCACGCTTCACCGCTCGGCTTGCCGCGCTCGTAGGACATCGGCGGTGAACGGATCGGCCGGGAAGAAGGACTCGATCGCCAGCTCCGCCACGGTCACGTCGGCCGGGATGCCGAAGGTGGCGATCGTGCTGAAGAACGTCAGCTCGCCGAGCGGCGTACGCAGCCGCAGCGGCGTCACCACGTCGCCCGACCCGGGCGACTCCACCTCCGGCTCCGGATCGTCGCACGGGTACGCCTTCAGCTCCTCGTACAGCTCCAGCAGTTCGGGGTCGCCCGCGACGGCAGCCTGCCGCCGCAACCGGGTGAGCAGGTGCGCCCGCCATTCGCCGAAGTTGACGATGTGCGGGGCCAGCCCGTCCGGGTGCAGCCCGGCGCGCAGGATGTTGGCCGGCGGTTCGAGCAGCCACGGGGCCACCACCGCGGTCATGAGGTCGATCGCGGCGTTGGCGTCGAGCATGCGCCAGAACCGGTCGGTCACCACCGCCGGATACGGCTCGTGACCGGTCAGCACCTGGCGTACCGCCTGCCACACACCGGCCATCCGGGGCGAGGTCACCTCGCTCTCCGTGTACGCCGGGGCGTACCCGCCGGCCAGCAGCAGCCGGTTGCGCTCACGCAGCGGCACGTCGAGGTTCTCCGCGAGGCGCAGCAGCATCGGCCGGCTCGGCCTGGCCCGGCCGGTCTCGAGGAAGCTGAGATGCCGGGCGGAGACCTCGGCGAGCCCGGCGAGGTCGAGCTGGCTGAGCCGGCGGTGGGACCGCCAGTGCCGCAGCAGTTCACCCACCGTGGGCGAAGACGCCGTCATGATCACTCCACTTCTTCGCACCAATCTGGGCCAGTCTGCCCCTGCTTCGCCGATTCGCCGAACAGGGCCGCGCCAGCCGGGCGATGCTGAACACATGACGATGCCCATCGGCGCCGCCCAGGGCCCGGCCATCCATGAGCACGGCCTGATCGGAGATCTGCAGACCGCCGCGTTGATCGACACCAACGGAACGGTCGACTGGTTCTGCGCGCCGCGGTTCGACGGGCCGAGCATGTTCGCCGCCCTCCTGGACCCCGAACGCGGTGGGCACCTGCGCGTGGCGCCGGAGGGCGTCGAGTACGTGACCCGGCAGCTCTACCTCCCCGGTACGCCGATCCTCATCACGCGCTTCCTCAGCGAAGCCGGCGTCGGCGAGGTCATGGACTTCATGCCGATCGCCGAGGGCCACGGGAAGATCGCGACCGACAAGCACCGGCTGGTGCGGATGATCAGCGTCGTCCGGGGCAAGATGCGTTTCCGGTTCGACTGCGAACCGCGGTTCGACTACGGCCGCGCCCGGACCGAGGTCGACTTCAGCCCGGACGGAGCCGTGTTCCGGGGTGCGGGGATGACGGTCAACATCAACCCCTCGCGCAAGGATCGCGTACTGATCAAGCCAGGGGACCTGCAACGCACGGAGCACGGGCTGACCGCCTTCGCCGACCTGGTCGCCGGCGACGTCGGCGGCATGATCCTGGAGACGATGCCGGACGGGCCGCCCCGCGTCGTCCCGCCGGGGGAGATCCTGACCCTCTTCGAGCAGACCCGGGACTTCTGGCGGTCCTGGATCGGCCGCTCGCAGTACCGCGGCCGATGGCGCGAGATGGTCGAGCGGTCGGCGATGACGCTCAAACTCATGACGTACGCCCCGACCGGCGCCCTCGTCGCGGCGCCCACGGCCGGGCTGCCGGAGCAGATCGGCGGTGAACGCAACTGGGACTACCGGTTCACCTGGATCCGGGACGCCTCGTTCTCCGTGTACGCCTTGCTGGGCCTCGGCTTCACCGACGAAGCGACGCAGTACCTGGGCTGGCTCAACGACCGGGTGAAGGAGTCGAAGAACGGCCAGCCGCTGCAGATCATGTACCGGGTGGACGGTTCGCCCGACCTCGACGAGGAAGTCCTCGACCACCTGTCCGGCTACCGGGACTCGCGCCCGGTACGCATCGGCAACGGCGCGGCGAGTCAGCTCCAGCTCGACATCTTCGGCGAGGCGATGGACTCGCTGTATCTGGCCGACAGCCACGGGATCATCATCGGCAACGCGGGCTGGAAGAACGTCCGCGGTCTCGTCGACTGGCTGTGCGACAACTGGGACCAGCCGGACGAGGGCATCTGGGAGACCCGGGGCGGCCGGCAGGACTTCACCTACGGCCGGCTGATGTCCTGGGTGGCCTTCGACCGGGCGGTACGCCTGGCCCGTGCCAAGGGCCGCCCGGCCGACCTGGAGCGGTGGACCCAGCAGCGCGACGCGATCTACGAGCAGATCATGGAGCGCGGCTTCCATCCCAAGCGGGAGGCGTTCGTCCAGCACTACGACACCGACGTGCTCGACGCCTCCCTGCTGTACATGCCGTTGGTCGGCTTCGTCGCGCCCAGCGATCCGCTGTGGCAGTCGACGCTGCGCGCGATGGACAGCGAGCTGGTCTCCGACAGCCTCGTGTATCGCTACGACCCGGCGGCCTCGCCGGACGGTCTGCGCGGCGCCGAGGGCACGTTCACCATCTGCTCGTTCTGGTACGTCGACGCGCTGGCGCGCTCGGGCCGGCTCGAGGAGGCCCGGCTCACCTTCGAGAAGATGCTCACCTACAGCAACCACCTGGGGCTGTACTCGGAGGAGATCGCCCCGACCGGCGAGCAGATCGGCAACTTCCCGCAGGCGTTCAGCCACCTGTCGCTGATCAGCGCCGCGATGAACCTCGACTTCCAGCTCGACCACGGCGCGGGTTGGGTCGAGCCGGTGCTGAGCCATGCGAGCCGATAGCCGCGCGCTCGTTCCGTTGGCCCTGGCGCAGTTCATCTGCAGCTTCGCCGGCTCCAACATGAACGTGATGATCAGCGACATCAGCCACGACCTGAACACGACCGTCGCCGGGGTGCAGCTGTCCATCACGCTGTTCCTCCTGGTCATGGCGGCGTTGATGATTCCGGGCGGGAAGCTGACGGACAAGTTCGGGCGTAAGCGCCTGTTCCAGCTGGGCCTGATCGTCTACGGCGTCGGCGCGCTGGCCTGCGCGGTCGCGCCCGGGTTGGGCGTACTGGTGCTGGGGAACTCCATTTTGGAGGGTGTCGGGACGGCGCTGCTCATCCCGCCGGTCTACATCCTGGCCACGTTGTACTTCACCGACCTGACCTCGCGCGCACGGGCGTTCGGCATGATCAGCGCCATGGCCGGGGTCGGCGCGGCCGCCGGTCCGCTCATCGGCGGGCTCATCACGTCCGCGATCAGCTGGCGGGCCGCGTTCGTGTTCCAGGCGCTGGTCATCGTCGTGATCGTGGTCCTGGGCCGCCGGCTCACCGACCCGCTGCCGGCCCAGCCCGACCGCGAGTTCGACGTCCGCGGCACGGTCCTGTCCGCCGTGGGACTCATCCTGATCGTCTCGGGCATCCTGCTGGCCAGCAAGAAAGCCTGGCTCATGCTGCTGATGATCGCCGCCGGCATCGTCGTGCTCTGGTTCTTCTTCCGGCATGTACGCACAACGGAGGCGGCGGGCAAGGAGCCACTGCTGTCGATGCGGTTGTTCGGCAGCCGCGTCGCCAACCTCGGCATGGTCACCCAGAACCTCCAGTGGCTCGTCCTGATGGGCACCTCGTTCGTGGTCGCCGCGTTCCTCCAGGTGGTCCGCGGCTACAACGCCATCCAGACCGGCCTGATCTTCACCGCCGCTACGGTCGGCATCCTCGGCACCTCCCTGCTGGCCGAGCGCCTGGCGAAACGGTGGCCGCAGCGTACGCTCATCGAGACCGGCTTCTTCGTGACCGTCGTCGGGGTCTGCGCCCTGCTGCTGATCGTGGCCTGGTCCACCGGCGGTGCGCTCGCACTCCTGCCGGGCCTGTTCATCATCGGCGTCGGCATCGGGCTGATGATCACGCCGTCGGTGAACATCGTGCAGTCGGCGTTCGGCGAGAAGCTGCAGGGCGAGATCTCCGGACTGTCCCGCAGCGTGTCGAACCTGGGATCCTCGCTGGGCACCGCCGTCGCCGGAACGGTCATCGTCGCCGGGATCACCCGCACCCCGGAGCGTTCGTACGCCCTGGCGATGCTCGTGCTCGCGATCGCGGCGCTCGGCGGCCTGCTCATCGCCGAACGCCTGCCGAAGGCACAGCCGTCAGGCGGCCCCGCTGCCGACGGCACCACTGCGGACGGCGGCGCGGACGCGACGCAGACCGAGGTACTGGAGATCGATGAACAGCAGAACGGGAAGCGCCTGGAGGGCTGAGAGCGCGACACCCCACCCGGTCAGCTCGAACGCGCCGCCGAACGCGACCGCCAGGCTGGCCGCGATCCACCCGACGTTGAGCACGATCACGGTCCACGCCCCGGCCGGGGAGATGTCCCGCTGAGCCGCCAGCACCGTCAGCCCGGTCGCCCAGACGAACAGGAACACGCCCACCCCGAGGGCGAACGCGGTCGGCGTACCGAGCCACTCGTCGAGCTTGCCGCTCAGGGCGAGGATGACGACGCCGAGCCCGGCCGAGGCCCCGGCGTCCAGCCGCAACGCGAAACGCAGAAGATTCATGCGCCTACTGTCGCCGCCGGAGGTCATGACGTCGATTACCTGCCAGGTAATGGGCTCAGTATGCGCTCAGGACTCGGTGAGGACCATCTCGGAGGAGCCGGGCAGCGTGGTGACGTAGTCCGCCCCCATCAGTTGTGACGGTGTCCGGGCGCCGCTTTCGGCGTATCCCTCGGATAGGAGCCGGACCACCACAGGCAGCGACGCGGAGACGGTGAGGTCGTAGCCGTTGGCGGTGGTGATCCGGGCGACGCGGCGCTCGCCGGGCGCGGTCACCTCGCCCCACACGTGCATCGGCCGCTTGGCGCGGGTCTCGGGCGACGGGCCGGGACGGCTGCCCGCCCGGTTCTGCAGCACGCGCTGGACCGCGCCGAGTCTGAGGACCGGCCGCGCGATCTCGGTGAGCCGCAGGCCGCGGATCTGGCTGCGGGAGGTGGGCAGATAGACCTCGATGTCGGGGATGCCGGTCGTGCGGTACGCGCTGGCGACGTCGCCCCACGGGATGGCGACCGCGAGCTTCTCCCCCACTCCGAAGTCGACGGTGCGGGTCAGGCTGCCCATCGGGATCCGGGCGAGACGGCCGTTCCGGCGCACGCGTGTGCCGCCGACCGCACCCTCCACAGTGGTCTTCGCGGTGCCGGGCGACAACGCCGACCGCGTATCGAACCCGAGCCGCAGATGCGTCGCGCCGGGCAGCGCGGCGGCCAGCGTCGCGGCCACACAGTCGGTCGGCACGACGTCGAAGCCGACCGCCGGGCAGATCACGATCCCGGCCCGCTGCGCCTTCTCGTCCAGCGAGTACGCGCGCTCCAGGACGTCGATCTCGCCGGTGATGTCGAGATAGTGCGTCCCCGTACGCAGGCACGCGGCGAGCATCGGCGCGGCGGTCTGCGAGAACGGGCCGGCACAGTGCAACACGACCGCGACGTCGCGCAGGCCCTCGTCGAGCCGGGCCGCGTCGGAGAGCGGGAACGCGCGCGCGTCGAGACCCAGCTCCGCCGCGAGCGGAATCAGCCGCGCCTCGTCTCGGCCCGCCAGGATCGGGGTCAGCCCGCGTACGACGGCTTCCCGGGCGATCAGCTCACCGGTGTAGCCGTACGCGCCGTAGATCATCCACTCGCTCGCCACCCTCGCTCCCCTCCCACTCCCCGCTCGCTCCCTTGACGGACTGATCGGCAGCGTACGGGAGTGGGGGTCGGCAGGCGAGCGCTCAGGGCTGGCGGCGGGCCACGGTCAGCACCTGGGTCGGGGAGTTCCAGGCGGCCGTGGTGAGCGGCTGCGGCTGCACCCGGGCCGGAGCGAGCAGGGTCAGCGCGTGCTGGGCCCGCTCGCCGGCGGCGTTGGCCTCCCGGCGCAGGCTGCGAGCCTGGTCGGCGGCGGCGACATACGCCTCCCACGCGTTGCGTTCGCGCAAGGTGACCGACCGGTACGCCGATTCGCTGGCTTGGCGTACCACCCGGCTCAGCTGGCGCTCCTGGTCGGCGAGCGGGCGTCGCGGATCCCAGCCGTCGCGTCCGGCGACCGCGTCGCCGAGGGCCAGCGGGGAAACCTGCCCGCGCAGGGCCGCCTCGGTGACGATCCGGCGCAGGTGGCGTACCCGGCCGGACAGGTCTTCGTCCTGCTCCGTCTCGGTTT
This genomic interval carries:
- a CDS encoding DUF1918 domain-containing protein; amino-acid sequence: MKAKVGDRLIMEGAHVGEARRVGVVMEVRHEDGTPPYLVRWEDDHEGLVFPGPDSHIEEPGNSRQR
- a CDS encoding DUF885 domain-containing protein, with protein sequence MAAADQADRFADELLAAYAVLDPTSAVVEAGAKEPERLTDYSPAGHQARADFAAAGLRKIGALAAESERDRRLLDHLGERLESLIEFHDSGEDLRELHAAATGPLQMIRQAIDAAVPAGDADAADREAGWALVAERLADVPRALAGYAESLALAADRGQVAAARQIDLVVVRCDGWIADTEQLAAAYAGGPQQAALNVAATDAVTAYQRLASWLSTDLKPKANPSEGFGPDRYAIWLRKFLGVRPDLAELYAWGWDEVEAIEAQLRAEAAVILPGAGLGEVLDHLDGPGSPGMIGSPAEFADWLQGVLERTVSELDGTHFDIPEPLRRIESRVTTSAGTMYIGPSADLTRPGRVWWQLPEGDTEFATWYAYTTVYHEGVPGHHLQIGYESWRNPLGQRLNLLGGLSAGQEGWALYAERLMDELGFYTQPGARLGHLFAQLLRAARVVIDIGLHLELPDREGRRWTADAAYDMLANRCQQGGYASAELARYLGRPAQALAYKAGERVWLDARAASGLPSREFHRRALDLGSLGLGQLAAALRQD
- a CDS encoding alanine racemase: MKIPEEYLDWRAKGVWQPGPPVTLTEFAAARHNLFGGAFTWPVMVARRTAIDHNVRTLADYCERHGALFAPHGKTTMAPSLFQAQLDAGAWAITVATPNQALACAALGVPRVLLANVVVDPTALRWLGSQQDTEILVYADSVATVERLTAAGGHFRVLLEWGYAGGRTGCRTDAEAVAVAQAVHDAPTLDLVGISSFEGLLATPEAAQSFLDSLVSATKAIAHLLPADPIVTAGGSAYFDLVTATLGGQWLDGRQIRLVLRSGAYISHDDGTYRHKTPFLRVPGEGALDAALEIWAQVLATPEPGLALLGMGKREAPYDEGLPVPLRVRRAGSNARAGREDGEPVGSGIADGRVEPADGLEVLRLNDHHGHLLVRDEGAVAVGDLVCLGISHPCTAFDKWSVIPVVEDDYTVSELLRTYF
- a CDS encoding VOC family protein — its product is MATGTLHHVELWVPDLERAVAGWGWLLTELGYEQFQDWPGGRSWRLGPTYLVVEQSPALAAGEHDRLRPGLNHLAFTVVGRDRVDQLVAAAPEHGWSLMFADRHPYAGGPEHYAAYLENVDGYEVELVAD
- a CDS encoding DUF402 domain-containing protein; this translates as MAEVWLAYTKYDGSLHWHQMARRLGEDEHGIWLGATKGTVVRKGHDDLVTEAEWAHVLLIPHNAWWTAAFYAQGARNEIYCDIATPAVWPHAREVTMVDLDLDVLRMRDGRVLLDDADEFAEHQVKYAYPADVIANASAAAEWLMRAVAERRGPFGGAHLPYLELVSD
- a CDS encoding helix-turn-helix domain-containing protein, with the protein product MTASSPTVGELLRHWRSHRRLSQLDLAGLAEVSARHLSFLETGRARPSRPMLLRLAENLDVPLRERNRLLLAGGYAPAYTESEVTSPRMAGVWQAVRQVLTGHEPYPAVVTDRFWRMLDANAAIDLMTAVVAPWLLEPPANILRAGLHPDGLAPHIVNFGEWRAHLLTRLRRQAAVAGDPELLELYEELKAYPCDDPEPEVESPGSGDVVTPLRLRTPLGELTFFSTIATFGIPADVTVAELAIESFFPADPFTADVLRARQAER
- a CDS encoding glycoside hydrolase family 15 protein → MTMPIGAAQGPAIHEHGLIGDLQTAALIDTNGTVDWFCAPRFDGPSMFAALLDPERGGHLRVAPEGVEYVTRQLYLPGTPILITRFLSEAGVGEVMDFMPIAEGHGKIATDKHRLVRMISVVRGKMRFRFDCEPRFDYGRARTEVDFSPDGAVFRGAGMTVNINPSRKDRVLIKPGDLQRTEHGLTAFADLVAGDVGGMILETMPDGPPRVVPPGEILTLFEQTRDFWRSWIGRSQYRGRWREMVERSAMTLKLMTYAPTGALVAAPTAGLPEQIGGERNWDYRFTWIRDASFSVYALLGLGFTDEATQYLGWLNDRVKESKNGQPLQIMYRVDGSPDLDEEVLDHLSGYRDSRPVRIGNGAASQLQLDIFGEAMDSLYLADSHGIIIGNAGWKNVRGLVDWLCDNWDQPDEGIWETRGGRQDFTYGRLMSWVAFDRAVRLARAKGRPADLERWTQQRDAIYEQIMERGFHPKREAFVQHYDTDVLDASLLYMPLVGFVAPSDPLWQSTLRAMDSELVSDSLVYRYDPAASPDGLRGAEGTFTICSFWYVDALARSGRLEEARLTFEKMLTYSNHLGLYSEEIAPTGEQIGNFPQAFSHLSLISAAMNLDFQLDHGAGWVEPVLSHASR
- a CDS encoding MFS transporter: MRADSRALVPLALAQFICSFAGSNMNVMISDISHDLNTTVAGVQLSITLFLLVMAALMIPGGKLTDKFGRKRLFQLGLIVYGVGALACAVAPGLGVLVLGNSILEGVGTALLIPPVYILATLYFTDLTSRARAFGMISAMAGVGAAAGPLIGGLITSAISWRAAFVFQALVIVVIVVLGRRLTDPLPAQPDREFDVRGTVLSAVGLILIVSGILLASKKAWLMLLMIAAGIVVLWFFFRHVRTTEAAGKEPLLSMRLFGSRVANLGMVTQNLQWLVLMGTSFVVAAFLQVVRGYNAIQTGLIFTAATVGILGTSLLAERLAKRWPQRTLIETGFFVTVVGVCALLLIVAWSTGGALALLPGLFIIGVGIGLMITPSVNIVQSAFGEKLQGEISGLSRSVSNLGSSLGTAVAGTVIVAGITRTPERSYALAMLVLAIAALGGLLIAERLPKAQPSGGPAADGTTADGGADATQTEVLEIDEQQNGKRLEG
- a CDS encoding saccharopine dehydrogenase family protein; the encoded protein is MASEWMIYGAYGYTGELIAREAVVRGLTPILAGRDEARLIPLAAELGLDARAFPLSDAARLDEGLRDVAVVLHCAGPFSQTAAPMLAACLRTGTHYLDITGEIDVLERAYSLDEKAQRAGIVICPAVGFDVVPTDCVAATLAAALPGATHLRLGFDTRSALSPGTAKTTVEGAVGGTRVRRNGRLARIPMGSLTRTVDFGVGEKLAVAIPWGDVASAYRTTGIPDIEVYLPTSRSQIRGLRLTEIARPVLRLGAVQRVLQNRAGSRPGPSPETRAKRPMHVWGEVTAPGERRVARITTANGYDLTVSASLPVVVRLLSEGYAESGARTPSQLMGADYVTTLPGSSEMVLTES